Within the Periplaneta americana isolate PAMFEO1 chromosome 6, P.americana_PAMFEO1_priV1, whole genome shotgun sequence genome, the region TAAAGAAGAGCTTTAAAcatatttacaatccatgtattcctcacttcagtgagagatacaaaatgaaatgatacatgggaagtgaaaggacttctttttgccGCTAGTGGaaattcatttaagttaaccaaaaccattctctttctcttaaatttcctaatgaggacattaacaaaatttgtctaatggtattgagagattcattatccattttacacttgtataacactacgtaatatatatatatatatatttttttttacttcatttcattacacttcattatactttcatctcatgtttctccgaaatcaaattgtactttattttttaaatttatcattgttctgtactCTCTCcgtaaatcatattgtattttatttttaatttaacctctgctttgtattctggatcctagtggtcagccgtagatgtcagccagatgtcccaaattgtggaattagtagtatgAACTACCATTTAGAACACCACCTAacacatttgaattttaaaatccaaattaatacagaaattcataattataatactaGGCAATTACTAACATTAATATGAGAAGACTGAAGTCTACAACAtatgaaattaaatcaatgttcTATACTGATTCTAAAAATGTACAATTAACTTTCGAATGATATTAAAAACGTTCAGAAATTACATACTGGGAAGAAGacggccttacttacttacaaatggctttttagagaactcaaagattcattgccgccctcacatgagcccgccatcggtcccatcctaagcaagattaatccagtctctaccatcatattaatatcatcttctcatctatgtctcggtctccctaaaggtctttttctttcaggcctcccacctaacactctatatgcatttctggattcgttcatatgtgctacatgccctgcccatctcaaacgtctggatttactgtttctaattatgccaggtgaagaatcattctcctataacttcatccctcttagttacaaatattttcctaagcaccttattctcaaacacaaaaGAAGATGCCAACAAGTGCAAAAACTGTACTAATGAGATATTTGAAGTTTAATGTGCAATAAATTCATTTGATTTGCAATAGTACCACATGGACACAATTATGGCTGCCTCCAAATTTTAACCTACCGCTTGTGGCAATATAGAAACAGACATAGAAAGTTTTTCTCTATTAGGCAGCAGTATTACCTCAGTTCATGAAATTTTTAGACTTGTGACCCTCTTCTTCCCATGGTGCGATATATGTAAGAAGAGACTCGAGCACTATGCCATCTGTAGttatatgcatttatagattgtgttcagaaaaaaatgtatttaacaagatTGAGGCTTATAAATTTTTGGCAAGAGACCCACCCTCTGTTATGGTAGTTAAGCAGGGAccatacaaatccaaatgaaagaCGTATAACATCtgctgaaatgagatttttgaagAGAGTTCCTATATCTGAATATTGCCATGACTGTAGACTTTCTGGACGGTCTGGTAATTGTGGTcgtgtggccaaaatttgtataagcacttcttttgacattattaacatggtgaaagaaaaaaaaaaacttttttatctgtccccatcagaatgtttgcatgTAAATGGGAAGAGTGGCCTAAACGAATTACTAatcattgttgcaggtgttcactttcattcgaattatcgccaggtagaaaaattaaactaagcattgttgctcgtgttcacgtttcattggtaaagtctgtctcaaaataaaatgtaccatataccTACTtaaaagacttcgttgtaaataaaaaaatgctttgtaaagagactttctggatggcataaaatttatttttcaattacaaaatttCGCGATatactccatggggctgcgcgacacaccggttgggaacccctgggtTAGGGGACAGCTAAGTGACAGAAGGCCAAGGAGTTGACAAGGTgctcacttagctatcccctcatctaacccactgtaACCTTTTCACAGTCCTTGGCCTCCTACCACTTAGCGCTGCTGTGTTGTGACTGCTTAAGATAATGTTTACTCGTAAATTCTTTGCTACTACTGATACAAAACGTTGCACTAGTCATATCTAGTAGATTCTGCGGTAATTAGCAAGGGACTGCAGGTCTTTTACAAGGTATGTGACAAAGTTATTggattagttgaggggatatctaagtgacgtgaggttgaGGAAttagaacattgaaatcttttcgCACATTCCTCGACCTCACGTCACTTAGAAATCCCCTCTACTAACCCACATACCTTGTAAAAGACCGACAGTCCCTTGCTAATTACCGATACTGCTATTACTTcgcaaaaatgtaggcctatctaccagaataaataattaatgtaagtGTAAGCTACAAACGTAAACTGCAATCTAACCTAACGTACTACTTCAAAGATAGGCATGCAATAAAAAATCAGTATATACGAATTATGTATTGCGAGTACAAGTGATCACCAACTAATAATAACTAgctgaatttttaaaatacttactGGTTTAATTGTCATCTCTGTATGCATTTGGTCATCACTGTCATGTGTTACCGCCAACGGCATTTCTATTTCTGTATCTTCCCAGTCAATTGGCTCTTGCTTCACCGGTACCAATAGCTGCATTGGATGTAAGTCAATTCTGTTTCCGGTATTCTGTTTATCAGTAGAGTTTTCCAAGACTTCTGAAATACCGTTTCTTTCTGTGGttgaattattcttttctgtaccATTACTTCTGCTATTTTCACCGTTCATATGACAGATTACATCACTATCACTCAATGCGTTGTCCACTTTTTTCTGGCATGATGATTCACcatatttttcttgcttcttattttcattttcacatcGTACACTATTTGCACTCTGTTCACTTGATTTTGTGCCACAATTATCTATCTGTCCCtgctttgtatttttttctgcacTATTTGTCGAGGGTCCGTTTTTCTTATTCCCTTCATTAGCACTGTCAACACCGGTACGTCTGTAAGTATGTTGTTCACCATCAGATGACCTTCTGTACTTCTCCTGTGTACCTTGCCCATGGCTTCCTTTTTCTCGACACAGTCCTCTAATACCCAGGATATGTGCTGCTCTTAAAATTCCATCGAGTTGCCCATAACTAACAGTTGCTTCACCACTATACATGTACTCAATAAGGATCCTCAGAATTCTGTAACTGATTTCTGATGGTAATACAACAACAAGAGGAAGATGACTATTTGTACCTGGATAAACTGTCTGCAGGAGTTGCTTAATATATGAACTGCAAGCAGATAAAACAAAACGGTGGGCAGCAATCTGCCTGCCGTCAACAGTCGCAAGTGTAATGTCCGTAAATGATTCTGATCGGAGTAACGAAGCAATAGATGTGTGAAGATGGGCCCCGTAGCTGTGCCATTTTAACTGGAAATTTTCTGCTGCAGCAATTGCCATAGTCTTGCACTGAAGAAAAAACATCTCTATTAGGGCAAATCTTAAATTAAGGTAagcattaaaaacaaaaacaaattactaCAGAGCCATATACTGTCCATTTATGTAGTAAAAGTAATAATACATGCTATTATAAGTAAGGTTATACTAACTGCAGTACTGTACACATGAAACCTatacaaagacaacaataattacaaattaccACCAAAATAACCTTTGTTCTCCAGAACTCCCGGATTCTGTCAAAACACAACGTCGTTGGGAAAGCGAAAAATCGATCATTAGTGCGCATTATCGATTTTCGGTACGA harbors:
- the LOC138701369 gene encoding zinc finger and BTB domain-containing protein 14-like isoform X1 — its product is MIGCSYRKSIMRTNDRFFAFPTTLCFDRIREFWRTKVILVCKTMAIAAAENFQLKWHSYGAHLHTSIASLLRSESFTDITLATVDGRQIAAHRFVLSACSSYIKQLLQTVYPGTNSHLPLVVVLPSEISYRILRILIEYMYSGEATVSYGQLDGILRAAHILGIRGLCREKGSHGQGTQEKYRRSSDGEQHTYRRTGVDSANEGNKKNGPSTNSAEKNTKQGQIDNCGTKSSEQSANSVRCENENKKQEKYGESSCQKKVDNALSDSDVICHMNGENSRSNGTEKNNSTTERNGISEVLENSTDKQNTGNRIDLHPMQLLVPVKQEPIDWEDTEIEMPLAVTHDSDDQMHTEMTIKPEIFHATGGGDDDDDDDDDDGALYSPLSCDLCQKMFTTPAEWVRHIEAHPENQQQQQRSRRGRQSRDMENGNNLNQQPFAEYPPLRCELCQQVFTSPADWVRHIQTSHTEEQLAISNNSSAHASRLRRGGRKRCQICSKTFPSHASMLIHRRTHTGEKPYVCAVCGKGFNVKSNLLRHLRTLHDRIVSPSTVE
- the LOC138701369 gene encoding zinc finger and BTB domain-containing protein 14-like isoform X2, producing the protein MIGCSYRKSIMRTNDRFFAFPTTLCFDRIREFWRTKCKTMAIAAAENFQLKWHSYGAHLHTSIASLLRSESFTDITLATVDGRQIAAHRFVLSACSSYIKQLLQTVYPGTNSHLPLVVVLPSEISYRILRILIEYMYSGEATVSYGQLDGILRAAHILGIRGLCREKGSHGQGTQEKYRRSSDGEQHTYRRTGVDSANEGNKKNGPSTNSAEKNTKQGQIDNCGTKSSEQSANSVRCENENKKQEKYGESSCQKKVDNALSDSDVICHMNGENSRSNGTEKNNSTTERNGISEVLENSTDKQNTGNRIDLHPMQLLVPVKQEPIDWEDTEIEMPLAVTHDSDDQMHTEMTIKPEIFHATGGGDDDDDDDDDDGALYSPLSCDLCQKMFTTPAEWVRHIEAHPENQQQQQRSRRGRQSRDMENGNNLNQQPFAEYPPLRCELCQQVFTSPADWVRHIQTSHTEEQLAISNNSSAHASRLRRGGRKRCQICSKTFPSHASMLIHRRTHTGEKPYVCAVCGKGFNVKSNLLRHLRTLHDRIVSPSTVE